The following DNA comes from Camelina sativa cultivar DH55 chromosome 14, Cs, whole genome shotgun sequence.
ttttatctgattaaataattatttatgaagGATATATAAAAggtaagaaggaaaaaaaaaaaaaaaaaaaaggagaaggtGGGAATTTTAAAAGCAAAAGCCACCTGTCTCTCTGACCCACCCATTCATCTTTGTGGGCAAAAAAATATCTATCGTCGTCGTCTCCACACCGTCGGTGCGGTACCTCCCTCCCTCTCCTCACGGATCAATTTCTAAAGcgagagatatagagagagagacattatTTTCGCTAGATTCTCGTAAATCTTCTCTCCTCTGATTTTTTACTTTTCCGTATTGAGAAAATTTCCCCATTTTTACGTGAGATCCGTgattttttattcttgtttccTTTCCTGGGATCGATCTGAATAGGTATAGCTTGAAATCTTAGGGGAATCGTGAaaaaattttgtgtgtttttaaaaatctcgaATTAATCGACGGAAATGGACGAGTTTGGAGTTCTAACGGAGCGTTACGGGATAAAGCCTCAAGGTAAATCTGCTCCGATGGCTGCTTCCAAGCGTTCCGTTAATAATAACAACCCTAACAACAATGCTCAGAGCTGGAATTTCGCTACTGCCTCATCCTCTGGTGTTAACGCGAAATCGAAATCGACGTCGTTTTCTGGTAATGGCTCTGTCTACGATGGCGACGATATCTTCTTTACGGCGAGTTCtactactaataataataatagaaaggGTTCGAATTCTTCTAGTGGATTTGACGATTTTGATGTTTTCTCTGGGTTGAACAAGTCGTCATCTTCTTCtggttttattaataataataatagcaaGTCGTCCTCCTCTTTGAACAACGATGATGATGGTTTGTTGTTCTCCAATTTTGGGAATTCTGGAAATAAAGCATCTGATGATGACTTGTTTGGTGGTATTATGCCGTCTTCCAAAACCTCTGCTACTACTAATGTTaagaatgatgatttgtttgggtctttctcttcttctgaaaAGCAATACGCTACTGCGGTTGATGATTTGTTGGGTTTGGGGAAGAATGATGCTTCTTATGATGGATTGATTCCCGGTTTTGGTGGCACGACGACTACCAGGTTTGTGACTATTTTAGCCGCCggtttttattgattttggttctAGTTTCCATAGCATCATTGATATAACCTGTGAAGATTCTTATGTCATTCATGTAGGGAATGTGCTTGTGGCTTGTGAATACTATTTGATATATCCGATCATCTTTGTACAGGAAATtgttttttaagtgttttatggtttgtatttttctgttgttgagatattttgttttgttttggttgatatTTCAGCAAGACGACCACATTGAACTTTGATTCTTCTGATCCTTTTGTGGTTCTAGAATCAACTGCGTCTGCTGCACATTCTTCTCCTGGTCTGTTCGTGGATCCACTTGAAGAATTTGCTGCTTCAGTTAGTTCTCAGGGGAAAAAACCATCTACTACGTCACACACATCATCAATACTTAAGCCTCCGCCCAAACCAACACAAAAAGTGAACAGAGGTTAATCTCTTTGATAACTTGGAATTTTGTTGAATTActagagatttgtttttttcattgtgCTCTAACTAGTCAAGGAATCATTTCCACAGTTAAGAGTTCAGGAATGTCTTCAATAGACGAACTTGAAGACTTTGCCATGGGTACTATGCGACGTAGTGCCTCCGCTTCTGACACTGCTAGTAAATATAGAGAAGCTGAAGATGCTGGAACAAAGAATAAAGAATTTGGTGTAGATGACCTTGACTCCTTTTTCAGCGCTGGTCATCGGTCCAGCAGTGTACCAAAGTCACGGACTACTACAACTGAAGTAAGAACGGCTTTCGAAATATTACCAAGTTCCAATATACctataataaagaaaatgtgTACTTGATGTGTATCCTTATTCTTCTTTCTGATGCAAAGACATCTCGCAAGCAAGCATCCAATGTGCCAAAGAAGACGCCTAATGGGGTTTCTAATGCAAAGAAGCCTCCTGCTCCAGCAAATCTAGTGGATGACTTTTCTGCACTTTTTGGAGGTATATGTTGAAACATGTCTTTTCCAGCAATTGGTTACTTTAGagttagtttctaaaaaaacGTTTCCTTATCTACAGAGGATCCTATATTTAGACAATTCGAGGAAATCCCAGGGGAAAGCGAAGAACGAAGAAAGGCCAGATGGGATCGTGAACAGAGAACAAAGAGCCGTGTGGTATGTGTggttattttggttttcttttaaatcttcTGCTGCAACCCTTGATTTTTTGCAACTTATGATGATATCTCATTTAGCTAAATGCTGGTATGAAAATCtatgataacttttttttattcttgaaaGTACCCCTCCACATTCAAAAGTCTAGTTAAGTTCTCCAGAGAATGTGTTTTTCCTACGTCAGGTTATCCCTTATTCAATTTGATGGTCCTGCCAGCATGTCAAAATCGACGATACTCATTACCGTCTGACATAGTGCAACCAATTTCtagtttaagttttaatatgCTTATCAATGTTATCAGTGTTTAGCTTGTACTtgattgtatattttgtttctagATGATTTTACACAATTCAGTGCCTTTTAAAATGCAGGCACAAGCTGTTGCTGATATGAATAACCGTGATCATCAATCTCGGATTGAACAAGAACAGAGAACTGTGAGTAATGCTTTTCTTGATCTTGATGTTTGAATCTTCATTATCATAATGCTTATTTATGGACGATTTTTCTGGCGtctgctgaaaaaaaaaaaaaaaattatggacgATGACCTTTTTTGGATTTGTTAGTCTTCACTATGATAGTGCCGTTTTTGACATTTATATCTCCGTTCGTAATTCTACATAGAGACCCCTTGTTACTTTTTTCAATACCAAACGATTGTATTCGTGTTAATTTTGCTTTTCAGAGGATTTCTGAGACTGTTGATACTGAGATAAGGCGTTGGGCAACTGGAAAAGAAGGAAACATGCGTGCACTGTTATCTTCCTTGCAAATTGTgagtttaaataaatatgaattataattttatgttctGTTACATCTGTCTGTCCATGTGATCCTCCTGAGTTCACTGAGTTCTGGTTCTGTATGAACGATGACAGGTACTCTGGCCCGGATGTGGTTGGGAGGCCGTTTCTCTAACAGATTTGATCACTTCGTCAGCAGTCAAGAAAGTCTATAGAAAGGCAACGCTGTATGTCCATCCCGATAAAGTTCAGCAAAAGGGAGCCACGCTTGAACAAAAGTATATTGCCGAAAAGGTTTTTGACATTTTGAAGGTATTTTTTCAGTGTATCTATATGAGCAGCTCTTTTTCTATAATCTAAAGTAGATGAATGTtgacagaagaaacaaaagttcAAAAACCTTTGTCTGACCTTTTCGGTATGGAAATAACAATATGTCAAAAAGGTTTATAAGGTTGGACGTGTCTCTGTGTTGGTAATTTGAAGAAATCCGGTTAACTTTCTCGTCTCTTGCATAGATCCAGAAACCTTACTTGTAACTGATTTGCATTGTACAGGAAGCTTGGAACAAGTTCAACAAGGAGGAGCTCTCATAAGCCCGTATGTTGTGGATCTGGCTGCCTCCATATCAGGTTTTACAACAGTTTGCTTCAGATAGACCCTGAAACGGGACTGATTACTTCTAGCAATGGATGATTAAGAGATCTTGAAGAAActtggtacttgtttgttttgagtctgTGCCACATATTTTGTCTGTgagttttttcttgtttttaatcttcttgTCTCTGATTTTTCCTTTGACAGTTGGTAACTTGTCATCTTTCTGTACACTcaaccaaaaacagaaaaaacaaaattccatGGGGGATATTGTATAGCCCCGAAAGCTCAGTAGATTATATATTGAATGTTACTTATTATAATATCTATAGCGTCGAGATGATTCACTGATGTCTATTTCATTCCCAATTTCCCCATAACTGTAACATAGTGCTTTTGTTGGTATGTTCATGGGTATGAATATGTTCGTTCGTTCATAATATTTTTGTGGCTCGGTAGTTATATAAAAGTTTTGGGGTTAGTAAATAATCTTAtgcgaaatttttttttatatatatgtgtgtgtaagTTAACCTTCAGATTAAGGCATAAAGCCATAAAGAGAAGTAGCAGCAAGAAAACTCCAAACTACGACAAGAGTAGTATAGAATTAgaagataataaaatatctGAACCTTCAAAATCCATGACACCAAGTAGACACTAATAATTGCAGAGAAAGATACTAGATTTTGAGGAACGAGAAATACTGATAATGATAGGCATACTGAAAATGCCAaaatttactttccaaaaaTCTGATGATCAGATTTATAGCCACATATTATTGAAAATGCTAATATCCAGTGGTCCAGATAGTGTCAGGACACTACGCTCTTTGAATGGTTTCTAAGTGTATTATCTCATCCATCACCTTCAATCCAGATTGAagctatttttgttgttgtctcatCCATCACCTTCGAGCAAATTGAagctatttttgttgttgtctcatATGATTTTGTTTCAGCTTCTTTAGGGAGTAATATCACATTATGTATTTTCATTAGACTGTCATTTTGTTGTTATTTCATTTTGCTGTGATTACAAGAGATGGGGATGTGAAACTAACCAAagagtttatactttatacagACCTGAACTATACAAGTCTAGGGTGTTGGAGCTGAATGCGAGTGATGACAGAGGCATTAATGTTGTTCGGACAAAGATCAAGGATTttgctgctgttgctgttggGTCTAATCATCGTCAAGggtgtgtaatttttttttgcttttcttaagtttttgttgttgtggttgtcaTTTTCTCGTTTTTACTGTGTGTGGTTTGTATTTCCTCTAACACCTACAATTTGATTCTTCAGCGGTTATCCATGCCCAGCATTTAAGATCATCATCCTAGATGAGGCTGATTCAATGACAGAAGATGCTCAGGTATGTTGAACATCTTTTCTCTTCCGCATTGGTGCGCTTGATATGTATTTACCATGATCTGTTTTATTGACTATCCAGAACGCCTTGAGGCGCACTATGGAAACTTACTCCAAAGTCACCAGATTCTTTTTCATATGTAATTACATTAGCAGGTAATTCTGTCTCTCTcaataccctttttttttccttctgttcACATTTGCATCTCCCTTTCATTTTTTCTCCAAGTTTCTCGCTGGTTATGTTAAatattgcttctttttttttgtttataatttggaATATGCTCATACACTGAGCTATTTGTTGAATTTTTATGTACTCAAATTAATAACAAGAACATATCGTGGAGCTGAACTATGAACCCACTGATATTGATCACCCTTATAACTTTGATTCCTTGCTCTTTAGGATTATAGAGCCCCTTGCTTCCAGGTGTGCAAAGTTCAGATTTAAACCACTTTCTGAAGAAGTTATGACTCACCGTATAATGCATATTTGTAATGAAGAAGGTCTCAACCTTGATGAAGAGGTGTGAACAAAAGCTTTAAGGTTCGCCttgttgttttagttttgtgaaAAAGCTGTTTATTATAGTTATTTCCCTTTTAGGCTCTTTCAACTTTGAGCTCCATATCACAAGGGGATCTCCGTAGGGCCATCACATATCTGCAGGTAAGATAATTATCTGAAACATTTGTTATTAGACGAAATTGACAATAGAAATGTGAACCAGTCTTTCTGCCTGATAATCACAGAGTGGGGCTCGGTTGTTTGGATCAACAATAACTTCTACAGATTTACTCGATGTGTCTGGGGTAAGGATAAAGTCAACCCAGTTTTGCATAAGTGTATGCCAGGTTTTAACCAAGTCAGACTTAATGACGGTTAATTTGGAACTCTTACGAATCTGTCAGGTAGTTCCCCTGGAGGTAGTCACAAAACTTTTTACTGCATGCAAAAGTGGGGATTTCGATATTGCAAACAAGGAAGTGGATAACATAGTTGCAGAAGGATATCCTGCATCTCAAATCATCAATCAGGTTCTCTACTTCCCTCTCTTATTTTTACCCCATTTAAGTCATGCAATTGTGGCTGTAACCACTTCTATACAACTCTCTTTCAGCTATTCGATATCATTGTGGAGGCTGACAATGACATAACAGACATCCAAAAGGCTAAGATCTGCAAATGTTTAGCTGAAACTGATAAGGTAAGGTTTCCTGTACTAATTTTCTTACTTGTGTCTCTTTCATACTTGTGTCTCTTTCATGGAGTTAGTTTAAGACTCAAGTGAGATCAATTACCAACATCTTGACTCAGTTATATTACGTGTTTTGAGTCAAGTATCATTTGACTGTAGATATGTTGCAATATTGCTAACCTCTGTTACCTCTAGTGATAATAAAACTATCTCATATCTTTTCCTTTTAATGTATCCAGCGACTTGTAGATGGGGCAGATGAGTACTTGCAGCTTCTAGATGTGGCAAGCAATACAATTCGTGCCCTCTCAGAAATGGCTCAAGACTTCTAAAGCAAAGACCATGTAAAGTATAAAGCTCTGCATTTGGATTCTACTTGAATTTGGACCTTTTCCTTATGACTTGTGAGTTATCGTAATGCCACTTTTCATAGCttaggttttgataaaaagttggagCGTTGTGACGTTTTTCTGGTTGTTACTCTTTTATGGTTTGTACTTTGTTGCAGAGTTATTTCATTGCATCAACTTACAAAATCTGTTGACTATTGTTATTGGGTAAAATCGTTAAACATAATCATAACAATTAACATgtaaatcaacaaaatcattacaTTTTTCTAGTAATTTTTCACTTAATCTAAATGATATAGAATAATAGAATGAATGCCAATTGTAATAGGGAATAGTGTAGTACCAGTGACATACAATCCCATCTCCATATATTTAGAGTGCgactttgttttgtatttttagtgtGCTACTTTACCTCAAAAGGTGAGGTATATAAGCAAATTATGCTCACTCTTTCTTATGGGAATGAGACATGCGTTCTTACCAACAATCATATGTCTCAGACATTGTTTATTGTTGTAAAAAATTGATCATGTGTATTATGGAATGTGTTTCTTTACAATATTTGTTAGATATTAATCccaaaatgtcaaaaaaaaagaaaaataatattagtagattttaatttatataagatttttttttctgtttaccACCTCTGATAATCAATCATATTAGTAAAATTCTCCGAAAATGCAATAAAATACAAGTGAATAAATATACCAAGATTCTTCACACCCACATAAAAAGAAGGTTCGGATACACATATCCAAAACTATAGGAAacataactaaataaaaataaaaatgctgtCAACACAACAAGTTCGTTGaatcttttatagttttgacatataaaattaaaaaaaaaaaatctggataCGTTCTAAAAATAATTGGTCAAAACTATAAGTAGTGTTTattgttgttgacttgttgttgttacatgatgatgaattgattgatgatagccttgaaattgaaacaaatcgattctttttattttgtatttttattatattttgggGGTGTTGTTGTATGTACCCAAACCCAATGGTCGAAGGTGACGATTATTCTTTCAAAAGACCCGGAGCTGTGCCTTTTAAGTGGGAGGTCCGACCCGGTGTACCCAAAACCCAACCCGGTGATGATGATCACcctactcttcttcttcaacctcccAAAAGACTTGCTCCTCTCAGATTAAAACCATTCCCGCCGTCTGAATCCAAAAGCCGGCCGGTTTCTCCATTCGCTCCTCCGTCGTCTTTCAAGCTCAAATCGCCGCCTTCAGATTCCGACTCTCAATGTTCAGGACCTCCGACTCCGTATTTCCGATCTTCTCCTCCTCGAGTCGGTGGGTGTTTCTATCCCAAGTCATTGTTTGGGTGGAAGAAGAGTAAGAGCAGTGATATTAAAAAGACCGGTCAGGAAtcgtcatcatcgtcatcatcggAGTTTGAGAATTTCTATGAAACGggatcaacgttttctcggtcgGAAGATTCAAGCCAGGGATCGGTTTCTTCGAGATGGGGTTCGCCGAAATCGTCATTCTCCTCTCGCCGTGGTTCGCCGCTGAAACGCACTGATTCCGATTGTATGAGAAAAAATCCATTTTAATGATGGCTCGCTCAGTCTCTCGCCTCGGTTAgccttaaatttattttaacttcttagaaaaaaaaaaaaagaagatttttagaataattataaatttaataaaacggaTTTGAGTTTTTCATTCGGACAAGAACTAATGTACATTTATAAACGGAACTGTCTGTATTGTCCAAAAGGCAAATGAGACAGTGTTGTTTACTTCTACTGTCTGAAATGTTGAGAGTAAGTGAAAATATTTGGGAAGAGAGACATAGACAGCAGACATTAAGATTGGTAACTGTTTTAATTCACAACGAGGATGATTTTGTTACTACAAGACACTACTAACTTAGGGACAACACTACCGGTCTGTCTCAAAGCCAATAACAAATAACAAGGcggaaataaataaatatggataCTGATAAGCTAAGTAAAGCTAAAGAGATACGTCTCAGTTTAAGCCTAAACCGGACCCTGAGCCTGAACCCGTGGAAGACCTAACCATCGGGTGACTAAACGAGGGTTGGTTGATGGATGCTGCTCCTCCTGAACCTGCAGGGTTATTAAGTTGGTTGTTGCCAAACATGACATTTGGTGAAGCCGTTGATCCTGCATTCGTCTGTATCGCATTGAGAGGCAATCTCGGGCCAAACGAGAAAgcttgttgttgctgttgttgttggcGTGCCATGAACTGCATCTGCGCATGGACTTGCGGGTTGTTGCTGAATCCTGGAATGATGCTTGGTTGAGATGTTGCTgaaacttgttgttgttgctgctgcaaGAGAGTATTGATGCTGTTACTACCTGTGGACAGAGACATCCCTTGGAGATTATTATTAGTCTGTGGAGGGATTCCTCCAGGTGATCCAAATCTTGCTGAGAGCATACGGACTCGTTCTGCAGCAAATCTCTGACGTGTTTTCTCTACTTGTTCGCATTCTTTCATCAACAATGTTTCAATTTCTGCAAACTGTTTTAGCTTCAGCTCCATCCTCTTCAGCTGCCGTTTTTTAAATGATATCAGTAAAAAACAAACGCTATCGACAAAATAAATTAACCAACTATACAAATTCTCATCAGCAACTGCTTCCGGTATTTACCTGGTGATTTACAATATTTGCAGAAAGCCTTTGGATCTCACGTTCTTCATGATCGGCAAACAATTTTGCTTTCGTTGCTGCAGCTGATAGACCGGCTCTAAATGCCACCATAACCTTATCCTCTGGCAATGGAGTCTGTGGTTCTGCTCCGTTTTGGCTCGATGTTTTAGCTGCTCCTGAGTTTTCTTTTACAATTAAAGCATGCGGGTATTGAAGATTAGGTTAACACAAAGGAGCCAAGAAATTACTGTAAAGAGAACAAACAAGTAACTGCCTTACCATCTTGCTGCTGATTTTCTCCAGCTTCTTTCCCTTGCACACCCTCAGATTTCATCCTTTATGGATTGAGATGTTTCAGTATAGTCCATAGTTAAACTGAATTCTACTATAAAGATCTCTAAAATGGACAGGGTCATGGAATGCACTAACCTATCATCCTCAGATAAAATCGCAAGGGACTCATGGGCACATGACGCAGCAACTCGAGGTCCAACAGCTGATGCCAAAAATGCAACCTAAAATGTTTCGGTATCAGGATCCTCATAATCCCCAAACTTACATTTACTAGAGGACTATTTTTTTCACTCAAAACATGCATACAGTTTAGGTCTTAGATCAACCGATTCATGGATCAGTATCTCTAACTGGTGAGATCAAAAGGCTAATGAGAAGAGCATATCAAATTTGCAGCGAAAAAAGTTCACAAACCAATGCCATAACCGGATTCGGAGACTTCACAAAAGGAAGCTTGATCTCCGTGTCAGAATCTTGCTCCGAATATCCTGCAGAGGCAAGTCGACAATGAGTATGGCATGTCAAAGAACATAACTAAAGCCAATACGTCATGGCTACAAATAGTTTGAGATGAAGAAAGCAAAATCACCGGGTATATCTCCATCTGAATCTGTTCCTTTGTGGTCATATCCATTTGCAGGGTTTTCCAAATCAGTTACACCTGGAACCTCAACATTATCCAAAAGACCATCCTCCACAGGTAAtcgaagaaaatgaagaatGCACTGAGCTTTTGATTTGGAACCAACATGATCTGCAATCTGAATCCAATTTTCATTGTAGAGTTCCACAGCTTCAAGAAGTAAGAGAGTTTCCTGATCACTCCAATTGTCTCCATCTTGATCGCCATAAAATTTGGATGGATCCACTCTTACAAAGTCAAGACAAGAATGTCCAACAACAAATCTTCCATGGTGAAAACAATCAGAGCATAAGACTATATCCCCCTGTAAAGTAGAGATGAAGCAATTTGTTAGAAGCGCTCTGATATCTGAAACAGTAAGTAAGATAAGGTTTTGAGTCTATAAtggaaaaaaatcagagaatgATACACAAAGGGTAATGCGTAAGGGAAAGCATGCTAAGAACCTTCTTTTGTGACTGGAAGTACACAGTTGGAAGCGGTCGAGAACAATGGTTGCAATGATTATNTAATAAATTCGAGCACTGGGGACCAAAATatcagaaataaaaataaactaagagGGAATTCAGGATACATCTGAACATGAACTCCAAGAACATAGCCCAAGTAAAATTTAGAGGACATCACTTGCATAATCCATTCAAGATGCAATCCTGATCTAAGAAACCTAGGGCTACTCAAAGCCAGTAGTTATTCTACTTTGATTAATACATACACGTAGATGATGTGGCAAGAGTTCTAATACCTCTCCTTATCCATCACACAGACCATAACAAAAAACTGATATGAAATACAGAAATAGAGTTGCTTTCAGAGTAATGTAAACTAAGAACCACGCACGTACGATAAAACCTTCTACATTCAGGAGCTACCGGCATAAGAACCCTTTGAGATATcttaagaaaaatcaaattcttGACAACAAATATGACTACTACAATACTAGTACCAACCAGCAAAATCTGATACTGCATTAAGCCTCACTTGTAACATAAAAGAACATTGCAACATAGTCAACACTTACAAGTCTTCAATTCATATGCAAAATCATGAACTAAAGgacaagagaaacaaacaaacctgaaTGCATAGGCAAGACATGAACCAGATCCCCAAACCGTTTAGCAACTCCTTCTCCTTCCAAAATAGGTGGTGGAGAGATAACATAAGCAGAAGACGCTCCATCACTCCTCTCAAGATCAAAGGACAGAGCATCAGCCGGTACAGTAGACAACGCTTGCAATTGCCCATAGGAAATATTCTCCAGAGACGGAAGCGAACCTTGACCTCTAGTCTCCCCAATCAAACCACCTCTCTCAGCAGCCACAACGGCCGTTACAGACGCGTGTGGACGGATCACAACACGCTTAACCACAGAGGGGAAATCAGAGATGCGCGAACCGGAATCTTCAACTACTTCGCCAATACCGTGTCCCGGATCGGGAGTTGCGCCGCCGTTCTGGTGAAGCTCATCGGCATTATTATCAACGTCATCAATTTCTTCGTTgttgtgattgttgttgttctcttcgtcttcttcctcgatATCTTCCTCCTCTTGTTTCGGTTTCCTCGCCGCCGATAACCCACCTCGCTTCCGTCGTTTCCATTTCCCTCTTCTATCTGCGACGGAATTGGGGGAAAAAAGGGTAATTCAATTcgcaaaagtaaaaaaataccCATAGATACGATCTATATGGGTAAGTCAAATCCCAATTCAAAATTGGATTTTGAGGAAACAGAGAAATTGCAATTGTTACCTTCAGAAGCTGGCATT
Coding sequences within:
- the LOC104740865 gene encoding probable serine/threonine-protein kinase samkC, with the protein product MYPNPMVEGDDYSFKRPGAVPFKWEVRPGVPKTQPGDDDHPTLLLQPPKRLAPLRLKPFPPSESKSRPVSPFAPPSSFKLKSPPSDSDSQCSGPPTPYFRSSPPRVGGCFYPKSLFGWKKSKSSDIKKTGQESSSSSSSEFENFYETGSTFSRSEDSSQGSVSSRWGSPKSSFSSRRGSPLKRTDSDCMRKNPF
- the LOC104740864 gene encoding auxilin-related protein 2, which translates into the protein MDEFGVLTERYGIKPQGKSAPMAASKRSVNNNNPNNNAQSWNFATASSSGVNAKSKSTSFSGNGSVYDGDDIFFTASSTTNNNNRKGSNSSSGFDDFDVFSGLNKSSSSSGFINNNNSKSSSSLNNDDDGLLFSNFGNSGNKASDDDLFGGIMPSSKTSATTNVKNDDLFGSFSSSEKQYATAVDDLLGLGKNDASYDGLIPGFGGTTTTSKTTTLNFDSSDPFVVLESTASAAHSSPGLFVDPLEEFAASVSSQGKKPSTTSHTSSILKPPPKPTQKVNRVKSSGMSSIDELEDFAMGTMRRSASASDTASKYREAEDAGTKNKEFGVDDLDSFFSAGHRSSSVPKSRTTTTETSRKQASNVPKKTPNGVSNAKKPPAPANLVDDFSALFGEDPIFRQFEEIPGESEERRKARWDREQRTKSRVAQAVADMNNRDHQSRIEQEQRTRISETVDTEIRRWATGKEGNMRALLSSLQIVLWPGCGWEAVSLTDLITSSAVKKVYRKATLYVHPDKVQQKGATLEQKYIAEKVFDILKEAWNKFNKEELS
- the LOC104743445 gene encoding SWI/SNF complex subunit SWI3C-like, yielding MPASEDRRGKWKRRKRGGLSAARKPKQEEEDIEEEDEENNNNHNNEEIDDVDNNADELHQNGGATPDPGHGIGEVVEDSGSRISDFPSVVKRVVIRPHASVTAVVAAERGGLIGETRGQGSLPSLENISYGQLQALSTVPADALSFDLERSDGASSAYVISPPPILEGEGVAKRFGDLVHVLPMHSGLFVSLCSNLLXNHCNHCSRPLPTVYFQSQKKGDIVLCSDCFHHGRFVVGHSCLDFVRVDPSKFYGDQDGDNWSDQETLLLLEAVELYNENWIQIADHVGSKSKAQCILHFLRLPVEDGLLDNVEVPGVTDLENPANGYDHKGTDSDGDIPGYSEQDSDTEIKLPFVKSPNPVMALVAFLASAVGPRVAASCAHESLAILSEDDRMKSEGVQGKEAGENQQQDENSGAAKTSSQNGAEPQTPLPEDKVMVAFRAGLSAAATKAKLFADHEEREIQRLSANIVNHQLKRMELKLKQFAEIETLLMKECEQVEKTRQRFAAERVRMLSARFGSPGGIPPQTNNNLQGMSLSTGSNSINTLLQQQQQQVSATSQPSIIPGFSNNPQVHAQMQFMARQQQQQQQAFSFGPRLPLNAIQTNAGSTASPNVMFGNNQLNNPAGSGGAASINQPSFSHPMVRSSTGSGSGSGLGLN
- the LOC104743444 gene encoding replication factor C subunit 4-like translates to MGDIGVISHYVFSLDCHFVVISFCCDYKRWGCETNQRVYTLYRPELYKSRVLELNASDDRGINVVRTKIKDFAAVAVGSNHRQGGYPCPAFKIIILDEADSMTEDAQNALRRTMETYSKVTRFFFICNYISRIIEPLASRCAKFRFKPLSEEVMTHRIMHICNEEGLNLDEEALSTLSSISQGDLRRAITYLQSGARLFGSTITSTDLLDVSGVVPLEVVTKLFTACKSGDFDIANKEVDNIVAEGYPASQIINQLFDIIVEADNDITDIQKAKICKCLAETDKRLVDGADEYLQLLDVASNTIRALSEMAQDF